The following is a genomic window from Gloeocapsa sp. PCC 73106.
TTATTCAGGAATAGTCATCTCAGAAAAAACTAAATTTATGAGCGATTATAATTTCGTAATTACTCAAAACATTTCTGGTATTTCTCGAGATTTACTAATAGAAGCTTGGCATTTAATAGAAATATTGGATTGTCATTTAGTGCAGAAAGTAGGCAACAGATTATCTCGGGAAATCTATGACTATATTTTAGATGTCTATGATAAAAGTTTAGAAAACAAGAATCAAAATCCTCTGAGTTTTGAGAAAGCAGAAAAAAGTTGGGGAGAATTTATGGAAAAACAAGTAGTCGCTTATAAAACCTATCAATTCACGAGTCAATTAATAGAAGCAGCGATTGTCAACGAGCAAGAGATAAGGAGTTTAAATCAGCCGGAAATTGTTTTAAATCAATGGTTAGAGGATGTATTCCTGTCGGGATGGCAAAAGTTAACGGATTTATTGAATACTCCAGATTATCAGCTTAATTATAGTCTGAGAAGTGAAGTACAAATGACGACTATTCAGGGAATTAAATCCCTAAGTTTAGGAGAAGAAACCATTGCGACTGTCATGGCGGTTAATCTAGAAAGTAACGATAAGTTGGGAATAAGTATAGAAATTATTCCTCAAGGAAATCAACGTTATTTACCCGATGACTTGCTAGTAAATATTTTATCTAGCAGTGAAGAGATAGTAAAGTCTTTTCAAGCTAGAAGTGCAGATAATTGTCTGAAGTTACCAAAAATGAAGTTGTCTCCCAATGGTGAATTTACTCTGGAAATAATTTCAGGGGAAGTAACAATCAGAGAAAAATTTGTCCATATTGTCCATGACTAAAACTCTTGTCTTAAAATTAGGACAGGGGAATTGGGAAACAGGATTTCCTGTGATCATCGTCCAGATATTAGAAGATAATCACTTGATTTCAACCCAATTATCTGGGAGTCTTCCTCCCAATTTTAATCTAGGAGAATTATACAGAAGATGGCGATCGCTCTATCAATCTCTAGCTAAGTCTCTAAGTTATCGCGGTGATGGTTTGGAATTCGATGAGGAAGAAGCGGACTATATTTCGGATAAAGAATTAATTGAGTTAGGAAAACGATTAAAAACAGAACTAAACAACTGGTTAGCTTTTCCCTCCTTTGCTAAAATTGACTCAGGCTTAAGAACTCGTTTAGAAACCCATCAAGAAATTAGACTGATTTTTGAGGTTAATCATCGAGAATTGCAGCGTTTTCCTTGGCATCTTTGGCATTTTTTTAC
Proteins encoded in this region:
- a CDS encoding DUF1822 family protein encodes the protein MNIDDLANYDSVIQHQPPPQPGEIWEIGESRYLMIVNTVDDRVYSGIVISEKTKFMSDYNFVITQNISGISRDLLIEAWHLIEILDCHLVQKVGNRLSREIYDYILDVYDKSLENKNQNPLSFEKAEKSWGEFMEKQVVAYKTYQFTSQLIEAAIVNEQEIRSLNQPEIVLNQWLEDVFLSGWQKLTDLLNTPDYQLNYSLRSEVQMTTIQGIKSLSLGEETIATVMAVNLESNDKLGISIEIIPQGNQRYLPDDLLVNILSSSEEIVKSFQARSADNCLKLPKMKLSPNGEFTLEIISGEVTIREKFVHIVHD